A portion of the Halogeometricum sp. S1BR25-6 genome contains these proteins:
- a CDS encoding AsnC family transcriptional regulator, with the protein MSALTDDWRSDLDAVDARLVDEYQSDFPVVERPFRAVGEELGVSEDEALARVRTLSERGIFRRFGAVLNPPVIGSSTLAAVSAPEDRFAEVAAIINDHRQVNHNYRRDHEWNMWFVVTAASREERDEILADIEERTGLEVLNLPMLTDYYIDLEFPVVNDDRFARESLAATAVNATRISEEAAGDLSALDAALLVEIQDGFPLTATPYRDVAERLASAGVDASVEDVLAAVRRLLDDGCIKRVGCVVNHVVTGFDANCMVVWDVPDDELDGRGEAVGRLPYVTLCYHRPRRPEQNWPYSLFTMIHGREAEAVDEKIDELASEYLPFDHERLYSTETLKQTGAQYEKLVGNGK; encoded by the coding sequence ATGAGCGCACTGACCGACGACTGGCGCTCGGACCTCGACGCCGTCGACGCGCGCCTCGTCGACGAGTACCAGAGCGACTTCCCGGTCGTCGAACGTCCGTTTCGCGCCGTCGGCGAGGAACTCGGCGTCTCCGAGGACGAGGCGCTCGCGCGCGTCCGAACCCTCTCCGAACGGGGTATCTTCCGGCGGTTCGGCGCGGTGTTGAACCCCCCCGTCATCGGTAGTTCGACGCTGGCGGCCGTCTCGGCGCCCGAGGACCGCTTCGCCGAGGTGGCGGCGATAATCAACGACCACCGGCAGGTGAACCACAACTACCGGCGAGACCACGAGTGGAACATGTGGTTCGTCGTCACCGCCGCCTCCCGAGAGGAGCGCGACGAAATCCTGGCCGACATCGAGGAGCGAACCGGCTTGGAGGTTCTGAACCTCCCGATGCTGACCGACTACTACATCGACCTCGAATTTCCGGTCGTCAACGACGACCGCTTCGCCCGCGAGAGCCTCGCGGCGACGGCGGTGAACGCCACCCGCATCTCCGAGGAGGCGGCGGGGGACCTCTCGGCCCTCGACGCCGCCCTCTTGGTCGAGATTCAGGACGGGTTCCCGCTGACGGCGACGCCGTACCGGGACGTCGCCGAACGGCTCGCCTCCGCCGGCGTCGACGCGAGCGTGGAGGACGTGCTCGCCGCCGTCCGGCGACTGCTCGACGACGGCTGTATCAAGCGCGTCGGCTGCGTCGTCAACCACGTCGTCACCGGCTTCGACGCCAACTGCATGGTCGTCTGGGACGTGCCCGACGACGAACTCGACGGGAGAGGAGAAGCGGTGGGCCGACTCCCGTACGTCACGCTCTGCTATCACCGGCCGCGCCGCCCCGAGCAGAACTGGCCGTACAGCCTCTTCACGATGATTCACGGCCGCGAGGCGGAGGCGGTGGACGAGAAGATAGACGAACTCGCCTCGGAGTATCTCCCGTTCGACCACGAGCGCCTGTACTCGACGGAGACGCTGAAGCAGACGGGCGCGCAGTACGAGAAACTGGTCGGGAACGGGAAGTAG
- a CDS encoding anthranilate phosphoribosyltransferase: MSQVPERREFGEWPLKRLMTEVVGTGTKSAEDMNREQATEAMRRILADEPDHTTLGAFWLANRWKHNVAEELAAYADVMCEHVEYAEPDADPVDCGANYDGKGDTAILGAAAGIVAAAAGTPVVAHSGDRVPTQKQDAYKHVLDELGIRTELSPEESADQVDETGFGFYYQPAFNPAIHDLFDRRDQMGVRTFVNTVETIANPANADVHLGSFYHLSFAKKIVDTFERSENLGPRRVVMFQGMEGYDDIRPGYTKVGESTDGVFTDFEIETAEYGMDFETEDLEVDPDDVAGDSAEITESVIAGDRTDHFADAVELNAAFRIYAREDAESLSEGLEMARESLDSGAAEAVLEDLRAF, from the coding sequence ATGTCACAGGTACCGGAGCGACGGGAGTTCGGGGAGTGGCCGCTGAAGCGACTCATGACCGAAGTAGTCGGAACGGGGACGAAGTCCGCCGAGGACATGAACCGCGAGCAGGCGACCGAGGCGATGCGGCGCATCCTCGCCGACGAACCGGACCACACGACGCTGGGGGCGTTCTGGCTGGCGAACCGCTGGAAGCACAACGTCGCGGAGGAACTCGCCGCCTACGCGGACGTGATGTGCGAACACGTCGAGTACGCCGAACCCGACGCCGACCCGGTCGACTGCGGCGCGAACTACGACGGGAAGGGTGATACCGCCATCCTCGGCGCCGCCGCGGGCATCGTCGCCGCCGCCGCCGGGACGCCCGTCGTCGCCCACTCCGGGGACCGAGTGCCGACGCAGAAGCAGGACGCCTACAAGCACGTCCTCGACGAACTCGGGATTCGGACGGAACTCTCCCCCGAAGAGAGCGCCGACCAGGTGGACGAAACGGGGTTCGGCTTCTACTACCAACCGGCGTTCAACCCCGCGATTCACGACTTGTTCGACCGCCGCGACCAGATGGGCGTGCGCACGTTCGTCAACACCGTCGAGACCATCGCCAACCCGGCGAACGCCGACGTCCACCTCGGAAGCTTCTACCACCTCTCGTTCGCCAAGAAAATCGTCGACACGTTCGAACGGTCCGAGAACCTCGGCCCGCGCCGCGTCGTCATGTTCCAGGGCATGGAGGGGTACGACGACATCCGACCGGGCTACACGAAGGTCGGCGAATCCACCGACGGCGTGTTCACCGACTTCGAGATAGAGACCGCGGAGTACGGGATGGACTTCGAGACGGAGGACCTCGAAGTCGACCCCGACGACGTGGCGGGCGACTCCGCCGAGATTACGGAGTCGGTGATAGCGGGCGACCGAACCGACCACTTCGCCGACGCCGTCGAACTCAACGCGGCGTTCCGCATCTACGCCCGCGAGGACGCCGAGTCGCTGTCCGAGGGGCTGGAGATGGCCCGCGAGAGCCTCGACTCCGGCGCCGCAGAGGCCGTCCTCGAAGACCTGCGGGCGTTCTGA
- a CDS encoding amidohydrolase, with the protein MTSFADLTLREIRRDLHRHPEAGWKEFRTTALVAEELDALGFDLSLGPDAVNVAERLGVPDDDDIAAARERAKREGAPEEYLEYMDDVTGLVAEKRYGDGPTVGVRVDIDALERSEAMDDDHRPAREGFASTHPGEMHACGHDGHTAIGVGVARAFDEEGFDGTLKLFFQPAEEGGRGGKPMSETDHLDDVDALFALHLGLDEETGTIVGGYDRPLSNAKIDVTFEGEPAHAGGAPQEGRNALQAMSTAIQNLYAIPRHADGMTRINVGRVSADNAQNVICEEARMRVEVRGGDADLNDYMMAKAERVLKHAADMHEVDYETSLYGMTTTFENDQSMVDAVMAAAEEVDDVNQVCGRSPFGGSEDASFLIRKVQENGGVASYIGVGASNPAGHHTAYFDVEEESLDIAVDVVTESIRRVAGDLR; encoded by the coding sequence ATGACCTCGTTCGCCGACCTGACGCTCCGGGAGATCCGCCGCGACCTCCACCGCCACCCCGAGGCGGGGTGGAAGGAGTTCCGAACGACCGCGCTCGTCGCCGAGGAACTGGACGCCCTCGGCTTCGACCTCTCGCTCGGCCCCGATGCCGTGAACGTCGCCGAACGACTCGGCGTTCCCGACGACGACGACATCGCCGCCGCCCGCGAACGCGCGAAGCGCGAGGGCGCCCCGGAGGAGTACTTGGAGTACATGGACGACGTGACCGGTCTCGTCGCCGAGAAGCGCTACGGCGACGGGCCGACGGTGGGGGTTCGCGTCGACATCGACGCGCTCGAACGGTCGGAGGCGATGGACGACGACCACCGCCCCGCCCGCGAGGGGTTCGCCAGCACGCACCCCGGTGAGATGCACGCCTGCGGTCACGACGGCCACACCGCCATCGGCGTCGGCGTCGCCCGCGCGTTCGACGAGGAGGGCTTCGACGGCACGCTGAAACTGTTCTTCCAACCCGCCGAAGAGGGCGGCCGCGGCGGCAAGCCGATGAGCGAGACCGACCACCTGGACGACGTGGACGCCCTGTTCGCCCTCCACCTCGGCCTCGACGAGGAGACGGGCACTATCGTCGGCGGTTACGACCGCCCGCTGTCGAACGCGAAGATAGACGTGACGTTCGAGGGCGAACCCGCCCACGCCGGCGGCGCGCCGCAAGAGGGGAGAAACGCCCTGCAGGCGATGAGCACGGCGATACAAAACCTCTACGCCATCCCGCGGCACGCCGACGGGATGACTCGAATCAACGTGGGCCGGGTCAGCGCCGACAACGCCCAGAACGTTATCTGCGAGGAGGCGCGGATGCGCGTGGAGGTACGCGGCGGCGACGCCGACCTGAACGACTACATGATGGCGAAGGCCGAACGCGTGCTGAAGCACGCCGCCGACATGCACGAGGTGGACTACGAGACGAGTCTGTACGGCATGACGACGACGTTCGAGAACGACCAGTCGATGGTGGACGCGGTGATGGCCGCCGCCGAAGAGGTCGACGACGTGAATCAGGTCTGCGGCCGAAGCCCGTTCGGCGGGAGCGAGGACGCCTCGTTCTTGATTCGGAAAGTCCAGGAGAACGGCGGTGTGGCATCGTACATCGGCGTCGGAGCGAGCAATCCCGCCGGCCACCACACGGCGTACTTCGACGTCGAGGAGGAGTCGCTCGACATCGCCGTCGACGTGGTGACCGAGTCGATTCGGCGGGTGGCGGGCGACCTGCGCTGA
- a CDS encoding alcohol dehydrogenase — protein sequence MKAVQIPEPGAEFEVVDRDVPEPEANEVRVAVEACGICHSDAFVKEGQWPGVEYPRVPGHEVAGRVDAVGEDVTEWEEGERVGVGWHGGHCFTCEACRRGDFIACENAQVTGFDYDGGYAEYLTAPREALAKVPDELDAVDAAPLLCAGITTFNSLRNSDARPGDLVAVQGVGGLGHLGIQYAYEAGFETVAVSTSPEKEDLAYELGADHFIDASEADAGEELQSMGGAKVVLATAPSADAMSSIADGVGVDGKLLTIAVPGEPLSVDVQPLVTGRRSVGGWPSGTPHASEDTLDFSALRDVTPKVETFSLDEAEEAYAAMMENEVRFRSVLVPDSE from the coding sequence ATGAAAGCTGTCCAGATTCCGGAACCCGGAGCGGAGTTCGAAGTCGTCGACCGAGACGTGCCAGAACCCGAAGCGAACGAAGTCAGAGTCGCCGTCGAGGCCTGCGGCATCTGCCACAGCGACGCGTTCGTCAAGGAGGGCCAGTGGCCCGGCGTGGAGTACCCGCGCGTCCCCGGCCACGAGGTGGCCGGCCGCGTGGATGCGGTCGGCGAGGACGTAACCGAGTGGGAGGAGGGGGAGCGAGTCGGCGTCGGGTGGCACGGCGGCCACTGTTTCACCTGCGAGGCCTGCCGCCGCGGCGACTTCATCGCCTGCGAGAACGCGCAGGTGACCGGCTTCGACTACGACGGCGGCTACGCCGAGTACCTGACCGCCCCGCGCGAGGCGCTGGCGAAGGTCCCCGACGAACTGGACGCCGTCGACGCCGCGCCCCTCCTGTGCGCCGGCATCACGACGTTCAACTCCCTCAGAAACTCCGACGCCCGGCCGGGTGACCTCGTGGCCGTCCAGGGCGTCGGCGGCCTCGGCCACCTCGGCATCCAGTACGCCTACGAGGCCGGGTTCGAAACGGTCGCCGTCTCCACGTCGCCCGAGAAGGAGGACCTCGCGTACGAACTCGGCGCCGACCACTTCATCGACGCCAGCGAGGCCGACGCCGGCGAGGAACTCCAGTCGATGGGCGGCGCGAAGGTCGTTCTCGCCACCGCGCCCAGCGCCGACGCGATGTCCTCCATCGCCGACGGCGTCGGCGTCGACGGCAAACTCCTCACCATCGCCGTGCCGGGCGAACCGCTCTCGGTCGACGTGCAACCCCTCGTCACCGGGCGGCGGAGCGTCGGCGGGTGGCCCTCGGGCACGCCGCACGCCTCGGAGGACACCCTCGACTTCAGCGCCCTGCGCGACGTGACGCCGAAAGTCGAGACGTTCTCCTTGGACGAGGCGGAGGAGGCCTACGCGGCGATGATGGAGAACGAAGTTCGGTTCCGGTCGGTGCTGGTGCCGGACTCGGAATAA
- a CDS encoding succinylglutamate desuccinylase/aspartoacylase family protein codes for MHTAETVTLARLPSGIDVETTVHTYGSGDDDGPTVYVQAAQHGREINGTETLRRVHERLDSEELSGTLVAVPVADPLTFDRSSYTTPESLDSVHSNMNRVWPGDAEGSLHERMAAALWEYAGEVDYIVDLHTGSPEMLTHTVYLQGDTESRRLAEAFGTDLLLAEAAGDDRKSDDLRANQNSPGSGDDADVEWSERNFGGKLRVAATRRGIPSITPELAHNKQLVEPAIETGVRGVFNVLRELDMLPSDPELPAEQTTARNHLGRVTAADSGLFHAAPDAELGREVAEGDHLGRVYDPTTYEVLQEATADRAGVVYSVCREATVTAGQTLVGVAMPLDGA; via the coding sequence ATGCACACCGCCGAGACGGTCACCCTCGCGCGCCTCCCCTCGGGAATCGACGTGGAGACGACGGTTCACACCTACGGCTCGGGCGACGACGACGGCCCCACCGTCTACGTCCAAGCGGCCCAGCACGGCCGCGAGATAAACGGCACCGAGACGCTCCGCCGCGTCCACGAGCGACTCGATTCTGAGGAGCTATCGGGCACACTCGTCGCCGTCCCCGTCGCGGACCCGCTGACGTTCGACCGCAGTTCCTACACGACGCCCGAGTCGCTCGACTCGGTCCACTCGAACATGAACCGCGTCTGGCCCGGCGACGCCGAGGGGTCGTTGCACGAGCGCATGGCCGCGGCACTGTGGGAGTACGCGGGCGAGGTCGACTACATCGTCGACCTGCACACCGGTAGCCCCGAGATGCTGACCCACACGGTGTACCTGCAGGGCGATACCGAGAGCCGTCGCCTCGCGGAGGCGTTCGGAACCGACCTCCTCCTCGCGGAGGCGGCGGGCGACGATCGCAAATCGGACGATTTGCGAGCCAACCAGAACTCGCCGGGCTCTGGTGACGACGCCGACGTGGAGTGGTCCGAGCGCAACTTCGGCGGGAAACTCCGCGTCGCCGCCACGCGCCGGGGCATCCCTTCCATCACGCCCGAACTCGCGCACAACAAGCAGTTGGTCGAACCCGCCATCGAGACGGGCGTCCGCGGCGTGTTCAACGTCCTGCGCGAACTCGATATGCTTCCGAGCGACCCCGAACTCCCGGCCGAGCAGACGACGGCCCGGAACCACCTCGGGCGCGTCACCGCCGCCGACTCCGGACTCTTCCACGCCGCTCCGGACGCCGAACTCGGCCGCGAGGTGGCGGAGGGCGACCACCTCGGGCGTGTTTACGACCCGACGACGTACGAGGTGCTACAGGAGGCGACGGCCGACCGCGCCGGCGTCGTCTACTCCGTCTGCCGCGAGGCGACGGTGACGGCCGGCCAGACGCTCGTCGGCGTGGCGATGCCGCTGGACGGGGCGTAG
- a CDS encoding DUF4177 domain-containing protein has product MSEETTRWEYHTLRPPRGSARAEASDPVEELNDLGDDGWELVCGVDYVEGGTKYLVLKRPKADDDAERHD; this is encoded by the coding sequence ATGTCCGAAGAGACGACGCGCTGGGAGTACCACACCCTCCGGCCGCCCCGCGGGTCGGCGAGAGCGGAGGCGTCAGACCCCGTCGAGGAACTGAACGACCTCGGCGACGACGGCTGGGAACTGGTCTGCGGCGTCGACTACGTGGAGGGGGGAACGAAGTACCTCGTCCTCAAACGGCCGAAAGCGGACGACGATGCGGAACGTCATGACTGA
- a CDS encoding peptidylprolyl isomerase, whose amino-acid sequence MSNPTATLHTTRGDIVVELFEERAPRTVENFIGLATGEKEWKDPETGEERTDSLYEGTVFHRVISDFMIQGGDPEGTGRGGPGYQFDDEFHDELRHDGAGKLSMANSGPNTNGSQFFITLDAQPHLDDRHAVFGEVIEGMDVVEEIGSLPTDRNDKPMKDVEIESVDVDR is encoded by the coding sequence ATGAGCAACCCGACTGCGACGCTCCACACGACCCGAGGCGACATCGTCGTCGAACTGTTCGAAGAGCGCGCGCCGCGGACGGTGGAGAACTTCATCGGTCTCGCGACGGGCGAGAAGGAGTGGAAGGACCCCGAGACCGGCGAGGAGCGGACGGACTCGCTGTACGAGGGAACCGTCTTCCACCGCGTCATCAGCGACTTCATGATTCAGGGCGGGGACCCCGAGGGGACCGGCCGCGGCGGCCCCGGCTACCAGTTCGACGACGAGTTCCACGACGAACTGCGCCACGACGGGGCGGGTAAACTGTCGATGGCCAACAGCGGTCCGAACACGAACGGCTCGCAGTTCTTCATCACCCTCGACGCCCAACCGCACCTCGACGACCGCCACGCCGTCTTCGGCGAGGTCATCGAGGGGATGGACGTGGTCGAGGAGATCGGCTCGCTCCCGACGGATCGCAACGACAAGCCGATGAAGGACGTCGAAATCGAGTCCGTCGACGTCGACCGGTAG
- a CDS encoding ferredoxin, translating to MSDSEDADGPLRPSDVGDEANAPPIDEKPYKIIFEANKCFGAGRCAEVADNWEMDMASGLARPKSYFIGEEELEENVRAAEVCPAKKDRGVIHVIDRRTDEEIAPDPNGDGSLSVDW from the coding sequence ATGAGCGACTCCGAGGACGCCGACGGGCCACTCCGCCCGAGCGACGTGGGCGACGAGGCGAACGCGCCGCCGATAGACGAGAAGCCCTACAAGATAATCTTCGAGGCGAACAAATGCTTCGGGGCGGGCCGGTGCGCCGAAGTCGCCGACAACTGGGAGATGGACATGGCGTCGGGGCTCGCGCGGCCGAAGTCCTACTTTATCGGCGAAGAGGAGTTAGAGGAGAACGTCCGCGCCGCCGAGGTGTGCCCGGCGAAGAAGGACCGCGGCGTCATCCACGTCATCGACCGACGGACGGACGAGGAGATAGCCCCGGACCCGAACGGCGACGGGTCGCTGAGCGTCGACTGGTAA
- a CDS encoding ABC transporter substrate-binding protein produces MTEESENRSRRRVLQGIGAAGITGLAGCAGGDGGESEGTGAGTATSTEGAGATGTEETATSAGGDGPTLNFAQTKSPLDLDPMKANDIPSLQVVEQVFDGLYTYEEGTTLTPQLADGEPEVSREGTRYVVSLKDGITFHNGDPITAEDVKYSFLAPGREETENGSEFTMIDSITTVDEATVQFDLKYPFGPFRHKLSWYPVPKSVREENKQAFNTSDPVGSGPYEFVEWQEGSYVRMQRYDDYWGEPMPEIASLEFRPISEPTTRVTTLRNGENHIIQTVPPKLYSTVNGIQEADVAERGGLGYYYLSFNCNEGPTADKKVREAIDYAISMDEAVSNYVEPAGVRMTSPLPQSLIESWDFPIEEWQQIPHEKDQTKAEQLMEEAGVDKDYDWTIIVPPDDKREQIGITVSNALNSMGFSNASVQRLDWGAFLDKYATGNEDDYNMYTLGWVDEVDPDGYLYYMFHESEAGSTNGCYYENDEVMTQLDQARESPNREERKQLYTDAITTILEDRPHLPAYNLKNSFGVRSEVQGFRPHTISGINPRMAGPLGTVTLDE; encoded by the coding sequence ATGACCGAGGAGAGCGAAAATCGTTCGAGGCGGAGAGTGCTGCAAGGAATCGGTGCGGCCGGAATCACCGGTCTCGCCGGCTGTGCGGGCGGCGACGGCGGCGAGAGCGAGGGGACCGGGGCGGGCACCGCGACGTCGACGGAAGGCGCCGGAGCCACCGGGACGGAGGAGACGGCGACGTCGGCGGGCGGGGACGGCCCGACGCTCAACTTCGCGCAGACGAAGTCGCCGCTGGACCTCGACCCGATGAAGGCCAACGACATCCCGTCGCTGCAGGTGGTCGAGCAGGTCTTCGACGGACTGTACACCTACGAGGAGGGGACGACGCTGACCCCGCAACTCGCGGACGGCGAACCCGAGGTGAGCAGGGAGGGAACGCGGTACGTCGTCTCGCTGAAGGACGGAATCACGTTCCACAACGGCGACCCCATCACCGCCGAGGACGTGAAGTACTCGTTCCTCGCGCCGGGTCGCGAGGAGACGGAGAACGGGTCGGAGTTCACGATGATAGACTCCATCACCACCGTCGACGAGGCGACGGTGCAGTTCGACCTGAAGTACCCGTTCGGGCCGTTCCGGCACAAACTCTCGTGGTACCCTGTGCCGAAGTCCGTCCGAGAGGAGAACAAGCAGGCGTTCAACACCTCTGACCCCGTCGGCAGCGGCCCCTACGAGTTCGTCGAGTGGCAGGAAGGCAGCTACGTCCGCATGCAGCGATACGACGACTACTGGGGCGAACCCATGCCGGAGATAGCGTCACTGGAGTTCAGACCGATTTCGGAACCGACGACGCGAGTCACGACGCTCCGCAACGGCGAGAACCACATCATCCAGACGGTGCCGCCGAAACTGTACTCCACGGTGAACGGGATTCAGGAGGCCGACGTCGCCGAACGCGGCGGCCTCGGCTACTACTACCTCTCCTTCAACTGCAACGAGGGGCCGACGGCCGACAAGAAGGTGCGCGAGGCCATCGACTACGCCATCTCGATGGACGAGGCCGTCTCGAACTACGTCGAACCCGCGGGGGTCCGCATGACCAGTCCCCTGCCGCAGAGCCTCATCGAGTCGTGGGACTTCCCCATCGAGGAGTGGCAGCAGATACCCCACGAGAAGGACCAGACCAAGGCCGAGCAGTTGATGGAGGAGGCCGGCGTCGACAAGGACTACGACTGGACCATCATCGTCCCGCCGGACGACAAGCGCGAACAGATCGGTATCACCGTCTCGAACGCCCTCAACAGCATGGGCTTCTCGAACGCCTCCGTCCAGCGTCTCGACTGGGGGGCGTTCCTCGACAAGTACGCGACGGGCAACGAGGACGACTACAACATGTACACCCTCGGCTGGGTGGACGAAGTCGACCCGGACGGCTACCTCTACTACATGTTCCACGAGTCCGAGGCGGGGTCGACCAACGGCTGTTACTACGAGAACGACGAGGTGATGACGCAACTCGACCAGGCCCGCGAGTCCCCGAACCGCGAGGAGCGCAAACAGTTGTACACCGACGCCATCACGACGATTCTGGAGGACCGCCCGCACCTCCCGGCGTACAACCTCAAGAACAGCTTCGGCGTCCGGAGCGAGGTGCAGGGCTTCCGCCCGCACACCATCTCCGGCATCAACCCGCGCATGGCCGGCCCCCTCGGGACGGTTACGCTGGACGAGTAG
- a CDS encoding tetratricopeptide repeat protein, translating into MTTSNDRPHRYSDGQGFGDPYEGFDLGADGPVADVDPADDYVLADVVEESQVHPDGVDVSTLIDVGLEYLAIEQYEQAIDSFTRAAFYAPEESAAAAEAWVNKGIAHGELDEWDEAASSHREAMRIDADDALSAAAETNFAAALWESGESTAPLEHAEAAVERDPRLAEAWYNRGYLLNERGQYEEALRCLDAAASLGLRTAWVADERRRALEALGEYDRAAEIEERARSGLETRSLNRLREE; encoded by the coding sequence ATGACTACCAGTAACGACCGGCCGCACCGGTACTCCGACGGACAGGGGTTCGGCGACCCCTACGAGGGGTTCGACCTCGGCGCCGACGGCCCGGTGGCCGACGTCGACCCGGCGGACGACTACGTCCTCGCGGACGTCGTCGAGGAGTCGCAGGTGCACCCCGACGGCGTGGACGTCTCGACGCTGATAGACGTCGGACTGGAGTACCTCGCCATCGAACAGTACGAACAAGCCATCGACTCGTTTACGCGGGCGGCGTTCTACGCGCCCGAGGAGTCGGCGGCGGCGGCCGAAGCGTGGGTGAACAAGGGCATCGCGCACGGCGAGTTGGACGAGTGGGACGAGGCGGCGAGTTCGCACCGCGAGGCGATGCGAATCGACGCCGACGACGCCCTCTCGGCCGCGGCGGAGACGAACTTCGCGGCGGCGCTGTGGGAGTCCGGCGAGAGCACGGCGCCGTTGGAACACGCCGAGGCGGCCGTCGAACGCGACCCGCGGTTGGCCGAGGCGTGGTACAACCGGGGCTACCTCCTGAACGAACGCGGCCAGTACGAAGAGGCGCTCCGGTGTCTCGACGCGGCCGCCTCGCTCGGCCTGCGGACGGCGTGGGTCGCCGACGAGCGACGCCGGGCGCTGGAGGCCCTGGGCGAGTACGACCGCGCCGCCGAAATCGAAGAACGGGCGCGGAGCGGTCTGGAGACGCGCTCGTTGAACCGTCTCCGCGAGGAGTGA
- a CDS encoding DUF5813 family protein translates to MSELPDRARRALSDHDSFEKRDGSTYEWTATAFDGRVDVGENEGEITFDVTVRVPMLDDVTEDEVAPVVEDGWYETFALRVEDVGGVTKKERDLDVDVTREVTSAVVRTSFSDINERRGVEDAGAVVDYVEGTYVQGVIPGYEYTDPVAGLINRATDAANSEGTPL, encoded by the coding sequence ATGAGCGAACTACCCGACAGGGCGCGGCGCGCCCTCAGCGACCACGACTCCTTCGAGAAGCGAGACGGGTCCACGTACGAGTGGACCGCGACGGCGTTCGACGGCCGGGTCGACGTCGGCGAAAACGAGGGAGAGATCACGTTCGACGTGACCGTCCGCGTGCCGATGCTCGACGACGTCACGGAGGACGAGGTGGCGCCCGTCGTCGAGGACGGTTGGTACGAGACGTTCGCGTTGCGCGTCGAGGACGTGGGCGGCGTGACGAAGAAGGAACGCGACCTCGACGTGGACGTGACCCGCGAGGTGACGTCGGCCGTCGTCAGGACGTCGTTCTCGGACATCAACGAACGGCGGGGCGTCGAGGACGCCGGTGCCGTCGTCGACTACGTGGAGGGAACGTACGTGCAGGGAGTCATCCCCGGCTACGAGTACACCGACCCCGTCGCGGGCCTCATCAACCGCGCGACCGACGCGGCGAACAGCGAAGGAACGCCGCTCTGA
- a CDS encoding Lrp/AsnC ligand binding domain-containing protein: MVTAYVMVKASTGDVDGLKRSMLDLHDGVESVSIVAGDVDFIVKTSVDDTAQVKEIAASIHEMSGIEDTQTYIAMD, translated from the coding sequence ATGGTGACCGCCTACGTGATGGTGAAGGCGTCGACGGGCGACGTCGACGGACTGAAACGCTCCATGCTGGACCTCCACGACGGCGTCGAGAGCGTCAGCATCGTCGCCGGCGACGTGGACTTCATCGTCAAAACGAGCGTGGACGACACCGCGCAGGTCAAAGAGATAGCCGCGTCCATCCACGAGATGTCCGGCATCGAGGACACCCAGACGTACATCGCGATGGACTGA
- a CDS encoding potassium channel family protein: MRFVIIGSGRVGLRTARVLRDEGHEVTLVEIDDDRAERAREAGFEIVEGDGSREDVLERAGVGDADALGALTSDLNVNFAACSIAKHHGLRTVLRVDEDYREEVYQKYADQVDQVVYPERLGAIGAKNALLGGSVRAIADIAQNLQVVLMTVSDDSPMHGYSIEEVALPAHARVIAFGKADQPMGIPMTDDSLETGDRLAILADFEVLGEVRQLIVGESGVAAAAGGA, translated from the coding sequence ATGCGATTCGTTATCATTGGGTCAGGACGTGTGGGGCTTCGAACGGCCCGTGTTCTCAGAGACGAAGGCCACGAGGTGACGCTCGTCGAAATCGACGACGACAGAGCCGAACGCGCTCGCGAAGCGGGCTTCGAGATAGTCGAAGGCGACGGCTCCCGCGAGGACGTGCTCGAACGTGCGGGCGTCGGCGACGCCGACGCTCTCGGAGCGCTCACGAGCGACTTGAACGTCAACTTCGCGGCCTGCTCCATCGCCAAACACCACGGGCTCCGGACGGTGCTCCGGGTCGACGAGGACTATCGCGAGGAGGTGTACCAGAAGTACGCCGACCAGGTCGACCAGGTGGTCTACCCGGAGCGACTGGGCGCCATCGGCGCGAAGAACGCCCTACTCGGCGGCTCGGTCCGGGCCATCGCGGACATCGCACAGAACCTCCAGGTCGTCCTCATGACCGTCAGCGACGACTCCCCGATGCACGGGTACTCCATCGAGGAGGTGGCGCTCCCGGCGCACGCGCGCGTTATCGCGTTCGGCAAGGCCGACCAGCCGATGGGCATTCCGATGACCGACGACTCCTTGGAGACGGGCGACCGGTTGGCCATCCTCGCCGACTTCGAGGTACTCGGGGAGGTCAGACAGTTGATCGTCGGCGAAAGCGGCGTCGCCGCCGCCGCGGGGGGTGCCTGA